From the genome of Uranotaenia lowii strain MFRU-FL chromosome 1, ASM2978415v1, whole genome shotgun sequence, one region includes:
- the LOC129760610 gene encoding uncharacterized protein LOC129760610, protein MASERRIKSLKLRLRSIETSFNLIRVFVDHYQEDTQSMEVPVRLENLGVLWADFGKTQAELEAADIEDPTVIELQLKQRAQFETEYYRVKGFLLSVNKNSTSPCSQSSQSSAHFPTSSQIRLPDVKLPVFNGTLENWLNFHDLFISLVHSSSELSNIQKFYYLRSSLTGDALKLIQTITISANNYPVAWNLLIDHFQNPSRLKQAYVDSLFEFVPLRKESASDLHSLVERFEANVRILKQLGEKTEFWDVLLIRMLSIRLDPTTRRDWEEFSTNHEAITFPDLVSFLQRRVTVLQSVGNVHLDTSSIPASKKPGPRSTIISNGATQFSSRQCYACSEHHPLYQCPTFSKMTIEDKDKLVRRQQLCRNCLRKGHQSRTCQSKSSCRKCRGRHHSQLCSQDTAQAEVNKPRAEVTVPRDPNPVVGECSSLSAAVGTPLKKGHPKRVLLATAVIQLIDDQGTTHLARALLDSGSECSFITEALSQRLKSRRTKVNLAISGIGQSSTHARCKLRTTILSRVTTFSTIVELLVLPKLTLNLPSASLDISQWNLPHEIKLADPNFYQANPIDVVLGAEIFFDLFKPSGRISLGNSLPVLVNSALGWVVSGKVTNFNAVSPVVSNLATVAEVYQLMQRFWTIEEEDSAPCVSVEEAACEQHFVRTVRRNPEGRYVVRLPLKESVSSIGDNRNIALHRFHMIESRLKRDKDLRAEYQDFMTQYAALGHMHPVDYTTHSIPQYYLPHHAVIREESSTTKVRVVFDASCKSATGKSLNDVLMVGAVIQDDLRAIILRTRINAILLIADIKQMYRQILVDERDTPLQRILWRNSPDEPISTFELRTVTYGTASAPFLATRTLQQLADDEMADFPVGAAVLKRDVYVDDLVTSGKNPEELIEVRNQLDQMCRRGGFEFRKFASNVEAVLDGIPSERRALQSSVELATDQCIKTLGLHWEPASDHFRFHINLPKQSQSTQISKRLALSQIAQLFDPLGLVGPVIVTAKVFMQTLWSLKSDDGKAWGWDQPLPPSLTTYWQDYYSQLPLLEQLRIPRCVVLPHFDSIQLHLFSDASEQAYGACAYFRSTDPSGAVSVGLVTAKSKVAPLKRRSIPRLELCGALEAAQLYQKISSAFGRKFQTFFWVDSTTVLAWLKASPSVWTTFVANRVSKIQLATDGTTWSHVAGQQNPADHLSRGIDAKTLVSCRLWWQGPDWLRSDQFVEQTSPSSSFETQLEFRAAKPAGLMTTTTTTFLDSYIERFSKFQTMLRVTAFCIRFCHNARTKEPNRRFHAFLSTTELRKAETVLIRWVQAQEFPDYVAALRASKPAPAKSRLRWFTPFLDSEQVMRVGGRIDRSPLNYDTKHQILLPYHHRFSSLLVECYHERHLHAAPQLLMGLLRLRYWIIGARNLAKSIVHRCIICVRARPKLVEQFMAELPKERIVATRPFTVTGVDYWGPILLKPPHRRSAPIKAFVAVFICFSTKAVHIELVFDLTTAKFIQALRRFVARRGPPSDIHSDNGRNFLGAKNELLRLLRNPEHTKKLGIECSDCNIRWHFNPPRASHFGGLWESAINSAQKHFIRVVRDRPLAYDDMHTLLCQIESCLNSRPLVALSDDPTDYEPLTPGHFLVGTSLKAVPDDDLSEVQIHSLKKWQQTQKLFQDVWRRWHLEYLTTLSPRSKWINSPVTIKENQLVLLKEEGTPPIRWPTARISKIHPGEDGITRVVTLQTPKGSCTRPVAKICLLPIAPPPEESTITAGAEQPTANIIWKKC, encoded by the coding sequence ATGGCATCAGAGCGCCGAATCAAGTCGCTTAAACTTCGACTACGCAGCATCGAGACATCCTTCAACCTCATAAGGGTGTTTGTCGACCATTATCAAGAAGACACCCAGTCGATGGAGGTTCCCGTCCGGCTGGAGAACCTCGGAGTCCTTTGGGCGGACTTCGGTAAAACCCAGGCCGAACTAGAGGCGGCCGATATAGAGGATCCGACTGTCATCGAGCTGCAATTAAAACAACGGGCACAATTTGAGACGGAATATTACCGTGTTAAAGGCTTCCTTCTATCcgtcaataaaaattcaacgtCACCGTGCTCTCAATCGTCTCAGTCAAGTGCACACTTCCCTACTTCTTCTCAGATTCGCCTGCCTGATGTGAAGCTCCCAGTGTTTAATGGCACgctagaaaattggttaaatttccACGATCTTTTCATCTCGTTAGTGCATTCCTCCAGTGaattatcaaatattcaaaaattctatTATTTACGATCGTCGTTAACTGGAGATGCACTGAAACTAATTCAGACAATTACTATAAGCGCCAACAATTACCCTGTTGCCTGGAATTTATTGATAGACCATTTTCAAAATCCGTCACGCCTGAAACAAGCGTACGTCGATTCTCTTTTCGAATTTGTGCCGTTGAGGAAAGAGTCCGCATCCGATCTACATTCACTGGTTGAGAGATTCGAGGCCAATGTTCGCATTCTGAAGCAGTTGGGGGAAAAAACGGAGTTTTGGGACGTTCTGTTGATTCGCATGTTAAGTATTCGCCTCGATCCAACAACACGGAGAGATTGGGAGGAATTTTCAACGAACCATGAAGCCATCACCTTCCCAGATCTAGTTAGTTTTCTCCAACGACGAGTCACCGTTCTTCAAAGCGTAGGCAACGTGCACCTAGACACTTCATCCATTCCGGCTTCAAAGAAACCTGGCCCTCGATCAACTATCATCAGCAATGGTGCTACTCAGTTCTCGTCCCGTCAATGCTATGCCTGCTCGGAACATCACCCCTTATACCAATGCCCTACATTCTCCAAGATGACCATCGAAGACAAAGACAAGCTCGTACGACGTCAACAACTCTGTCGGAATTGTTTGCGAAAGGGTCATCAATCAAGAACCTGCCAATCGAAAAGTTCCTGCCGTAAATGTCGAGGTCGCCATCATAGCCAACTGTGCAGTCAGGACACTGCTCAGGCCGAAGTCAACAAACCGAGAGCTGAGGTGACTGTTCCTAGAGATCCCAATCCTGTCGTCGGAGAATGTTCATCGTTATCAGCAGCAGTCGGAACTCCCCTCAAGAAGGGCCACCCCAAAAGGGTGCTCCTTGCAACAGCCGTGATCCAGCTCATCGATGATCAAGGTACCACTCATCTAGCACGAGCGCTTCTCGATTCGGGTAGTGAATGCAGCTTCATTACCGAAGCGTTGTCTCAGCGACTAAAGTCTCGTCGAACCAAGGTGAATTTAGCCATTTCTGGGATCGGCCAGTCATCCACCCACGCTAGATGCAAACTTCGCACCACCATACTTTCACGTGTCACCACCTTCTCGACCATCGTAGAGCTGTTAGTGTTGCCTAAACTCACCCTAAATTTGCCATCTGCCTCACTAGACATCTCGCAATGGAATCTACCGCATGAAATAAAGCTAGCTGACCCTAATTTCTACCAAGCCAATCCAATCGACGTCGTCCTAGGTGCAGAAATCTTTTTCGACTTGTTCAAGCCTTCAGGAAGAATCTCTCTTGGTAATTCACTGCCTGTTCTTGTCAACTCCGCTCTTGGATGGGTAGTTTCGGGAAAGGTTACAAACTTCAACGCGGTCAGCCCTGTGGTATCCAACCTTGCAACCGTAGCAGAGGTTTATCAGCTCATGCAGCGATTCTGGACCATCGAAGAAGAAGATTCAGCCCCTTGTGTGTCAGTGGAAGAAGCAGCTTGCGAGCAACACTTTGTTCGAACCGTCCGACGTAATCCAGAAGGTCGATACGTAGTGCGACTGCCCCTCAAAGAATCCGTATCCAGCATTGGCGACAATCGTAACATTGCTCTACATCGATTCCACATGATAGAATCCCGCTTGAAACGAGACAAGGATCTACGAGCTGAGTATCAGGATTTCATGACACAATACGCCGCCCTCGGTCACATGCACCCAGTAGACTACACTACTCACTCCATCCCGCAGTACTACCTCCCCCATCACGCAGTCATTCGAGAAGAAAGTTCTACAACCAAAGTGCGAGTAGTCTTTGACGCCTCCTGCAAATCGGCGACTGGGAAATCGTTGAACGACGTACTCATGGTCGGCGCAGTCATCCAAGACGATCTTCGTGCCATTATCTTGCGAACCCGAATCAACGCCATTTTGCTCATTGCCGACATCAAACAGATGTATCGGCAGATCCTGGTAGACGAGCGTGATACGCCCCTTCAACGAATCCTCTGGCGGAACTCACCCGACGAACCCATCAGTACTTTTGAGTTAAGAACTGTGACGTACGGTACAGCTAGCGCACCTTTTCTAGCTACTAGGACGCTACAACAACTGGCAGAcgatgaaatggctgattttccAGTGGGCGCAGCAGTTCTTAAAAGAGATGTCTACGTCGACGACTTGGTGACCAGCGGCAAGAATCCTGAAGAGCTGATAGAAGTGCGGAATCAACTCGATCAGATGTGCAGGCGTGGAGGTTTTGAGTTCCGCAAATTCGCGTCGAATGTGGAAGCTGTTTTGGATGGCATCCCCTCCGAAAGACGGGCGCTGCAGTCTTCAGTAGAACTTGCTACTGATCAGTGCATCAAGACCTTGGGATTGCACTGGGAGCCAGCATCAGACCACTTTCGCTTCCACATCAATCTACCCAAACAATCCCAATCCACTCAAATCAGCAAGAGATTGGCTCTTTCTCAGATCGCGCAGCTCTTCGATCCTTTAGGCTTGGTTGGACCAGTCATCGTCACAGCAAAGGTGTTTATGCAGACTCTATGGAGTCTCAAATCCGACGACGGCAAGGCGTGGGGATGGGATCAACCATTGCCACCTTCTCTTACTACATACTGGCAAGACTACTACTCGCAGCTGCCACTTCTAGAGCAGCTTCGAATTCCTCGCTGTGTCGTGCTGCCACATTTCGATTCAATCCAACTGCATCTGTTCTCTGACGCTTCAGAACAGGCCTATGGGGCTTGTGCATATTTTCGATCAACGGACCCCTCTGGTGCTGTTTCAGTCGGTCTGGTTACTGCCAAATCGAAGGTGGCTCCACTGAAAAGGCGCAGCATTCCTCGGCTTGAACTTTGCGGAGCACTCGAAGCCGCCCAGCTATACCAAAAAATCTCCTCAGCCTTCGGTCGgaaatttcaaacgtttttcTGGGTCGATTCAACAACGGTGCTTGCTTGGCTTAAAGCGAGTCCATCAGTTTGGACAACATTTGTCGCTAACCGGGTCTCCAAGATCCAACTTGCGACGGACGGTACCACATGGAGTCACGTAGCTGGTCAGCAAAATCCGGCCGACCATCTCTCGAGAGGCATCGACGCAAAAACATTGGTTTCCTGCAGACTCTGGTGGCAAGGACCTGATTGGCTGCGCTCAGATCAATTTGTGGAGCAAACATCACCATCATCTTCGTTTGAAACTCAACTGGAGTTTCGAGCAGCTAAACCCGCCGGTCTTATGACCACCACCACAACAACATTCCTGGATTCCTACATTGAACGGTTCTCGAAATTCCAAACAATGCTACGCGTGACAGCATTTTGCATACGATTTTGTCACAACGCTCGAACAAAGGAGCCGAATCGAAGGTTCCATGCTTTTCTATCGACCACAGAACTCCGGAAGGCCGAAACAGTTCTTATCCGTTGGGTGCAAGCTCAGGAATTTCCTGACTATGTTGCAGCACTTCGAGCGTCCAAGCCAGCGCCCGCTAAATCAAGACTTCGTTGGTTCACTCCTTTCTTGGATTCGGAACAGGTAATGCGGGTAGGAGGAAGAATCGATCGATCGCCGCTGAACTATGATACCAAGCATCAAATCTTACTTCCGTACCATCATCGTTTCTCTTCGCTACTGGTTGAGTGTTACCATGAAAGACATTTACATGCCGCTCCACAACTACTCATGGGATTACTCCGGTTAAGGTACTGGATCATAGGGGCCAGAAATTTGGCCAAATCCATCGTCCACCGCTGCATAATTTGCGTCCGAGCTCGCCCTAAATTGGTGGAACAATTTATGGCAGAGCTCCCGAAGGAACGCATTGTCGCCACCCGTCCTTTTACTGTTACGGGAGTTGATTATTGGGGTCCTATTCTGCTGAAACCGCCGCATCGCAGATCCGCTCCAATTAAAGCATTCGTAGCGGTGTTCATTTGCTTCAGCACCAAGGCTGTGCACATCGAATTGGTTTTCGATCTAACCACAGCCAAATTTATTCAGGCTTTGCGACGCTTTGTCGCTCGTCGTGGCCCACCGTCCGACATCCATAGCGATAATGGCCGAAATTTTCTTGGCGCTAAAAACGAGCTTCTCCGACTCCTCCGCAATCCAGAGCACACCAAAAAGCTGGGAATCGAATGTTCGGATTGCAACATACGTTGGCACTTCAATCCGCCAAGAGCATCCCATTTCGGTGGATTGTGGGAATCCGCTATTAATTCCGCTCAAAAGCACTTTATCCGAGTTGTCCGTGATCGTCCGCTGGCCTACGACGATATGCACACTCTCCTGTGTCAAATAGAAAGCTGCCTAAATTCCCGCCCACTCGTTGCATTGAGTGACGATCCGACCGACTACGAGCCTCTTACGCCTGGACACTTCCTAGTCGGCACCTCCTTGAAAGCTGTACCAGACGACGATCTTTCCGAAGTGCAGATACATTCCCTGAAGAAGTGGCAACAGACGCAGAAACTATTCCAGGATGTTTGGCGACGCTGGCACCTGGAATATTTAACAACTTTATCACCAAGGTCAAAATGGATCAACTCACCTGTAACGATAAAGGAGAATCAGCTGGTCCTACTCAAAGAAGAAGGCACTCCACCCATTCGCTGGCCAACCGCAAGAATCAGTAAGATTCATCCCGGCGAAGACGGAATCACCAGAGTGGTTACTCTACAAACTCCCAAAGGATCCTGCACTCGACCGGTGgcgaaaatttgtttgttgcCGATTGCACCACCACCGGAGGAATCAACTATCACCGCCGGCGCTGAGCAACCAACAGCAAACATAATTTGGAAGAAATGCTAA